Proteins encoded by one window of Fischerella sp. PCC 9605:
- a CDS encoding cytochrome b N-terminal domain-containing protein produces MENTEFNRVLRRIATVLSVVIITLSLVAASTGILLSFYYEPAAGRAYQSLKVIAEQVSYGWLFRKAHNIAGNAVIAIALVQIVVLFLSRQFRKSWLTAWISAIFFTLIAIGLSWTAMILSWDQEGFWRFSIELGTIEAIPFIGSQLREILTGGGAISTLTIQRLYTIHSYILSIAAIIISVVHLLSVLWQAKQTQSSGANSEVINSQPQSIINQGAGASLAES; encoded by the coding sequence ATGGAAAACACCGAGTTCAATAGAGTTCTGCGGCGCATAGCAACAGTATTATCGGTAGTAATTATTACGCTATCCTTGGTTGCTGCTTCCACTGGGATTTTGCTGTCTTTTTACTACGAACCAGCAGCAGGCAGGGCATATCAGTCGTTGAAAGTGATTGCAGAGCAAGTATCCTATGGTTGGCTATTCCGCAAAGCCCACAATATTGCTGGTAACGCAGTCATTGCGATCGCCCTTGTGCAAATTGTGGTGTTATTTTTAAGCAGGCAGTTTCGCAAGAGTTGGTTAACGGCTTGGATTAGTGCAATTTTCTTTACCCTGATTGCGATCGGCCTTTCGTGGACAGCAATGATTTTAAGCTGGGATCAAGAAGGATTCTGGCGTTTTAGCATTGAGTTGGGAACTATTGAAGCAATTCCTTTCATCGGTTCGCAATTGCGCGAAATTCTCACTGGTGGCGGTGCGATTAGCACACTTACTATCCAACGCCTTTACACCATACACAGTTACATTCTCTCTATCGCTGCCATTATTATTTCTGTGGTGCATTTATTGAGCGTATTGTGGCAAGCAAAACAAACGCAATCCTCAGGGGCGAACTCTGAAGTTATTAACTCACAGCCGCAATCAATAATCAATCAGGGCGCGGGAGCATCGCTGGCGGAGAGTTGA
- a CDS encoding esterase/lipase family protein, which yields MPLPTVILPGYLESAIAYHQLQQSLQQMGFPTLTVPLRRRDWIVTLGGRPVTPIVRLLDRTVKQALQQSNASQINLIGHSAGGWISRIYLGDKPYLGRGKLQPSLWQAHSLVATLMTLGTPHMSQERWTRWNLDFVNNNYPGAFYQNVRYVCVAGKTIFGERRRGSWLAYSSYQLTCGKGNTWGDGITPIEAAHLEGAENIVIEGVKHSPRSPGVWYGSPEALKVWVKYLV from the coding sequence ATGCCATTACCAACAGTTATTTTGCCAGGATATTTAGAAAGCGCGATCGCTTACCATCAATTACAACAATCCTTGCAACAGATGGGCTTTCCTACGCTGACTGTACCACTGCGACGCCGCGACTGGATAGTCACTTTAGGAGGTAGACCTGTAACGCCTATTGTAAGGCTACTTGATCGCACAGTAAAACAGGCGCTACAGCAATCTAATGCTTCACAGATTAATTTGATTGGTCACTCAGCAGGAGGTTGGATTTCTCGCATCTACCTGGGTGACAAGCCTTATTTAGGGCGTGGTAAACTCCAACCATCCCTTTGGCAAGCTCATAGTCTAGTTGCTACTCTGATGACTCTGGGTACGCCGCATATGAGCCAAGAGCGCTGGACGCGCTGGAATTTAGATTTTGTCAATAATAATTACCCAGGAGCATTTTACCAAAATGTTCGTTATGTTTGTGTCGCCGGAAAAACCATCTTTGGTGAAAGGAGACGCGGTAGCTGGTTAGCTTACAGTAGCTATCAATTAACCTGCGGTAAAGGTAACACATGGGGAGATGGAATCACTCCCATAGAAGCTGCTCATTTGGAAGGAGCAGAAAATATCGTGATTGAAGGTGTGAAACATTCTCCTAGAAGTCCAGGTGTTTGGTATGGTTCACCAGAAGCGTTAAAGGTTTGGGTCAAGTATCTCGTGTGA
- a CDS encoding precorrin-2 C(20)-methyltransferase, with protein sequence MTIGILYGISVGTGDPELITVKGLRLLQNSPVVAFPAGVQGKPGMAQQIVAPWLSQEQVQIALTFPYVQDMTVLTQAWQAAAEQVWHYLQTGQDVAFACEGDVSFYSTFTYLAQTLQQLHPEVKVQLIPGVCSPMAAAAVLGLPLTIRQQRLAILPAIYTIAELESVLDWADVVVLMKVSSVYEQAWQVLQQRGLLENSWVVEKATLPDMVIYSDLRDRPKLELPYFSLLIVKVQK encoded by the coding sequence GTGACAATTGGTATTCTTTACGGCATTAGTGTCGGGACAGGCGATCCAGAATTAATTACGGTGAAAGGATTGCGCTTACTGCAAAATTCGCCTGTAGTAGCATTTCCAGCAGGGGTACAAGGTAAACCAGGAATGGCACAGCAAATAGTCGCACCGTGGTTAAGTCAAGAGCAGGTGCAAATAGCCTTGACTTTTCCCTATGTCCAGGATATGACTGTGCTGACGCAAGCATGGCAAGCCGCAGCAGAGCAAGTTTGGCACTATTTGCAAACAGGTCAAGATGTGGCTTTTGCCTGCGAAGGAGATGTAAGTTTTTATAGCACTTTTACTTATTTGGCACAGACTCTACAACAGCTACATCCCGAAGTCAAAGTGCAGTTGATACCGGGAGTTTGTTCACCAATGGCAGCTGCGGCTGTACTGGGATTACCATTGACAATACGCCAACAGCGATTGGCGATTTTACCCGCAATATACACAATTGCAGAATTGGAAAGTGTTTTAGACTGGGCAGATGTGGTCGTGCTAATGAAAGTTAGTTCAGTTTACGAACAAGCTTGGCAAGTGTTACAGCAACGGGGTTTATTAGAAAATAGTTGGGTAGTAGAAAAAGCTACTTTACCAGATATGGTTATATACTCTGACTTACGCGATCGCCCCAAACTCGAATTACCCTACTTTTCGCTTCTAATTGTGAAAGTTCAAAAATAA
- a CDS encoding energy transducer TonB — protein MSYVSVLKNIPVFISQPAGIAALASVGIHGAIALFLPLMPVESKPKETKSPKTVGLVELNQAEQSRLPQASTPQLPQQGQISLQGQLPLQGQLPLKSQVPPFPNFANKPIPLPAEQPVSALVEPALPSIATSPDSLNIVSLPNQQDVPTSQARNWQDQPKLDTGANITPSIPRVNYGDVTPVQDKIALGEPQPLSSLNENRPQLPSNLPELQAANLPTEVPRNSTSRPYNNTTTATVSQTQEFVAPIGTTPQVGDKLTLAGATLPQWQQQQLASNIPQLPSTSTIPPGTEQQLATINSFGDQFQKVRQHYPNIETKKPISETVNVQRGQEGNVKGGLVIDSEGKVESVDFLDNSVSSSLKTSTREFFREYFQKNPVQANGKPKYYPFSLSFLPNNSTTVGATSPKLPTLTPQQLPGLGINKTQPLPNLSNGQQQDPMQGLRSPQQNPQSPQQVQQVSTGSQQPTVKLSPQSVPVKTNQSAPTPQATTTPAQQSVQVGKNQVVPTSQATQAQISKTQASSQKLINKLRQLREERQDSNQDK, from the coding sequence ATGTCATACGTCTCGGTGCTCAAAAATATACCTGTATTTATAAGCCAGCCAGCTGGCATAGCAGCTTTAGCCTCTGTTGGCATTCATGGTGCGATCGCCTTATTCCTGCCACTGATGCCAGTGGAATCTAAACCCAAAGAAACAAAATCACCAAAAACTGTTGGACTCGTTGAATTAAATCAGGCTGAACAGAGCCGTTTGCCACAAGCAAGCACGCCTCAACTTCCCCAGCAAGGGCAAATTTCTCTACAAGGGCAACTTCCCCTGCAAGGACAACTCCCGCTAAAATCCCAAGTTCCTCCCTTTCCAAACTTCGCCAATAAACCAATACCCTTACCCGCAGAGCAACCAGTATCTGCCCTTGTCGAGCCAGCACTGCCCTCTATCGCCACGTCTCCTGACAGCCTGAACATAGTTTCTTTACCCAATCAGCAAGATGTTCCGACATCTCAAGCCAGAAACTGGCAAGATCAACCTAAGCTAGATACAGGCGCAAACATCACACCATCAATTCCTCGTGTGAATTATGGAGATGTTACTCCTGTGCAAGACAAAATTGCATTGGGAGAACCCCAACCACTATCGTCTCTTAACGAAAATAGACCACAGTTACCTTCTAATTTGCCGGAATTACAGGCTGCTAATCTCCCAACAGAAGTACCTCGCAATTCGACTTCTAGACCTTATAACAACACGACCACTGCAACAGTGAGTCAAACTCAGGAATTTGTAGCCCCGATCGGCACAACTCCACAAGTAGGGGATAAGTTAACATTAGCAGGTGCAACCTTGCCACAATGGCAACAACAGCAGCTTGCATCTAACATCCCTCAGTTACCATCAACATCGACAATACCCCCAGGAACAGAACAGCAACTTGCAACAATTAATAGCTTTGGGGATCAGTTTCAGAAAGTCAGGCAGCACTATCCCAACATTGAAACCAAAAAACCCATATCTGAAACAGTTAATGTTCAAAGAGGACAGGAAGGTAATGTTAAGGGTGGTTTGGTAATAGATAGCGAAGGTAAAGTTGAGTCTGTAGACTTTCTGGACAACTCAGTCTCATCCAGCTTAAAGACATCCACAAGAGAATTTTTTAGAGAATATTTCCAAAAAAACCCCGTACAGGCAAATGGCAAACCTAAGTACTACCCATTTAGCCTATCTTTCTTACCAAACAACAGCACGACGGTAGGAGCTACTTCACCAAAATTGCCTACACTGACTCCCCAACAATTACCTGGCTTGGGAATCAACAAAACACAACCGTTACCTAATTTATCCAACGGGCAGCAGCAAGATCCGATGCAGGGTTTGCGATCGCCTCAGCAAAATCCTCAATCACCTCAGCAGGTACAACAAGTCAGTACTGGCTCGCAGCAACCTACTGTGAAATTATCACCGCAATCGGTACCAGTCAAGACAAATCAGTCTGCACCTACACCGCAAGCTACTACAACACCAGCACAGCAGTCGGTGCAAGTTGGCAAAAATCAGGTTGTGCCTACATCACAAGCAACCCAAGCACAAATTAGCAAAACTCAGGCATCTAGCCAAAAACTAATAAACAAGTTGCGCCAATTGCGGGAAGAAAGACAAGACTCCAATCAAGACAAATAA
- the petJ gene encoding cytochrome c6 PetJ → MKILLLILLLAIALLSFTFISPALAAETSKAAKIFNSNCASCHIGGGNILIAEKTLKKEALQKYLKDYDTNSIEAIIYQIQNGKNAMPAFKNKLSEQEILEVAAYVFQKAEQGW, encoded by the coding sequence TTGAAAATACTTTTGTTAATCTTGCTGTTAGCGATCGCTCTATTAAGTTTTACATTTATTAGTCCAGCACTAGCTGCTGAAACATCTAAAGCTGCCAAAATTTTCAACTCTAACTGTGCTTCTTGTCATATAGGTGGTGGTAACATCCTGATTGCCGAAAAAACCTTGAAAAAGGAAGCATTGCAAAAGTATCTGAAAGATTATGACACAAACTCTATTGAGGCAATAATTTATCAAATACAGAATGGTAAAAATGCGATGCCTGCTTTCAAGAACAAGTTAAGTGAACAAGAAATTCTTGAGGTAGCTGCTTACGTTTTCCAGAAAGCCGAACAAGGCTGGTAA
- the petE gene encoding plastocyanin — protein sequence MKLIAATVRRLGLAVLTILLVVSSFAIFTPSAAAETYTVKLGTDKGALAFEPSKLTIKPGDTIKWVNNKVPPHNVVFDAALNPAKSADLAKSLSHKQPMMMNPGQTEETTFPADAPKGEYTFYCEPHRGAGMVGKITVE from the coding sequence ATGAAACTGATTGCGGCCACTGTGCGTCGCTTGGGTTTAGCTGTATTAACAATTCTTTTAGTGGTTAGCAGCTTTGCTATTTTTACTCCCAGCGCAGCAGCTGAGACATACACAGTAAAACTGGGTACTGATAAGGGAGCGCTGGCTTTTGAGCCATCAAAGTTGACAATTAAACCAGGAGATACAATTAAATGGGTGAATAACAAAGTTCCTCCCCATAACGTTGTATTTGATGCTGCTCTCAACCCTGCTAAAAGTGCTGATTTAGCTAAATCGCTGTCTCACAAGCAGCCTATGATGATGAATCCTGGTCAAACTGAAGAAACAACCTTCCCAGCAGACGCTCCTAAGGGTGAATACACCTTCTACTGCGAGCCTCACCGTGGCGCTGGCATGGTTGGCAAAATCACTGTTGAGTAA
- the psbV gene encoding photosystem II cytochrome c-550 — protein MFRRLIGIFVATVLLTFQFVVGSATAVELDAASRTVQLNDKGDTVVISLQELTRGKRLFNNTCSQCHPGGITKTNQNVGLDPEALAGATPPRNSIEGLVDYMKNPTTYDGEEEIAELHPSIKSADIFTEMRNITDDDLKAIAGYILVQPKVVGIKWGGGKIYY, from the coding sequence ATGTTTAGAAGACTAATTGGCATTTTTGTAGCTACTGTGTTGCTGACGTTTCAGTTTGTTGTTGGTAGTGCAACAGCGGTGGAATTGGATGCAGCTTCCCGCACAGTGCAATTAAATGATAAGGGTGACACAGTTGTAATCAGCCTTCAAGAACTTACACGAGGTAAACGCTTATTTAACAATACTTGCTCTCAGTGTCATCCTGGTGGTATTACCAAGACTAACCAAAACGTGGGACTTGACCCCGAAGCATTGGCGGGAGCAACACCACCCCGTAATTCCATCGAAGGACTTGTAGATTACATGAAAAATCCCACTACTTATGACGGTGAGGAAGAAATAGCCGAGTTACATCCCAGCATCAAGAGTGCTGATATTTTCACAGAAATGAGAAATATCACTGATGATGACTTAAAGGCGATCGCCGGTTATATTCTGGTGCAACCAAAGGTTGTGGGTATTAAGTGGGGCGGTGGTAAAATTTATTACTAA
- a CDS encoding carbohydrate ABC transporter permease — translation MNSISRISWLKVLLYTVLALYAIVTLIPFLWALSASFKPLSEIVSGEINFLPKHFTLDNYKQIFLQEPLFLRWLFNSVVIAVSVTVLNLLFNSMAGYALARLRFRGRHFWFLLILAVLAVPAQITLIPTFLILKAFGWLNSYQGMIVPSMVNATFIFMMRQFFVNFPKELEEAAALDGLTPFGIFWRIVLPLAKPALAAQAVFVFMGSWNNFLLPVVILFDPEMFTLPLGLNSFKGQYISYWNYIMAASMVFTLPALAIYAFFNRYFIQGVTFTGGKG, via the coding sequence GTGAACAGTATCTCTCGCATCTCCTGGTTAAAAGTGCTGCTTTATACTGTACTGGCGCTATATGCGATTGTTACCCTCATCCCCTTTTTGTGGGCGCTTTCCGCTTCATTTAAACCCCTCTCCGAAATTGTTAGCGGCGAAATTAATTTCTTGCCCAAACACTTTACTTTAGATAACTACAAACAAATCTTTCTACAAGAACCGCTGTTTCTCCGCTGGCTGTTCAACAGTGTAGTCATTGCCGTTAGCGTCACCGTTTTAAACTTGCTGTTCAACTCAATGGCAGGTTACGCCCTCGCAAGGCTACGCTTTCGGGGTAGGCACTTTTGGTTCTTGCTGATTCTGGCAGTACTAGCAGTACCAGCACAAATAACGCTAATCCCGACATTTTTGATATTGAAAGCCTTTGGCTGGCTGAATTCTTACCAAGGCATGATTGTCCCTAGTATGGTTAATGCCACTTTCATCTTTATGATGCGGCAGTTTTTTGTCAACTTTCCCAAGGAATTAGAGGAAGCTGCTGCACTAGATGGCTTAACACCCTTCGGCATTTTCTGGCGTATTGTCTTACCTTTGGCGAAACCAGCATTAGCAGCACAGGCGGTTTTTGTGTTCATGGGTAGTTGGAATAATTTCTTGCTACCCGTGGTTATTTTGTTTGATCCAGAAATGTTTACCCTGCCTTTAGGACTGAACAGCTTCAAAGGTCAATATATCAGTTATTGGAATTACATCATGGCAGCTTCGATGGTGTTCACCTTGCCAGCTTTGGCGATTTACGCCTTTTTCAATCGGTATTTTATTCAAGGTGTGACTTTTACAGGGGGGAAAGGATAG
- a CDS encoding carbohydrate ABC transporter permease, whose product MFDLRRRRRKARWNIAEDLAGYVFMTPAILVLVSFVVLPIVWAVFLSVHRVQLLGGIEYDFIGFRNFTRLLADERVWIALKNTAEYVAIVVPTQTILALFLAVTLNSGIRGKNWWRILYFLPTVTSSAVLTLIFMWIYNTNGLLNNFLAFLRLPTYNWLGDPAVALKGIMIMNIWSTAPFYMVIYLAALQDIPQSLYEAAELDGANGWQKFIYVTIPMLKPVTFFVVAMGIIGTFQLFDQSYIFSNGTGGPNNATLTVVLLIYQAVFRNLQMGYGAAIAFLLAVVIIAITLIQRRLFGGERV is encoded by the coding sequence GTGTTTGATTTAAGAAGGCGTCGACGAAAAGCCAGGTGGAATATCGCAGAAGATCTGGCTGGGTATGTGTTCATGACGCCCGCTATTCTGGTTTTGGTGAGTTTTGTAGTCCTGCCAATTGTTTGGGCGGTTTTCCTTTCCGTTCATAGAGTCCAACTTCTTGGCGGTATTGAGTACGATTTCATTGGTTTTCGTAACTTTACGCGCCTCTTAGCAGATGAACGGGTTTGGATCGCCCTTAAGAATACAGCGGAATATGTCGCCATTGTAGTGCCAACGCAAACTATTTTGGCCTTATTCCTCGCTGTTACTCTAAATTCTGGCATTCGCGGCAAAAACTGGTGGCGCATCCTTTACTTTTTGCCTACTGTCACCTCTTCCGCTGTGCTGACGCTAATTTTCATGTGGATTTATAACACTAATGGGCTACTCAATAATTTTCTCGCTTTTTTGAGGCTGCCCACCTACAACTGGTTGGGCGATCCGGCTGTAGCACTCAAAGGCATCATGATTATGAACATCTGGTCAACAGCACCGTTTTACATGGTCATCTACCTGGCAGCCTTACAGGATATCCCTCAATCACTATACGAGGCAGCAGAACTGGATGGTGCAAATGGCTGGCAAAAATTTATCTACGTTACAATTCCCATGCTCAAACCCGTTACCTTCTTTGTAGTGGCAATGGGAATAATTGGCACATTTCAGCTGTTTGATCAGTCTTATATATTCTCTAACGGCACTGGCGGGCCTAACAACGCCACTCTGACTGTAGTTTTACTAATATATCAAGCTGTGTTTCGGAACTTGCAAATGGGATACGGGGCTGCGATCGCCTTTTTGCTAGCAGTGGTTATCATTGCTATCACTCTGATTCAGCGGCGACTCTTCGGAGGCGAAAGAGTGTGA
- a CDS encoding ABC transporter substrate-binding protein: MVAIALCAFGCQNLSLPSASTATTPVVIKLSGWGSDPTEQKLLKQVLKDFETQHPGFRVKYEVISDQYMDVIKTRLIGEAAPDVFYLDALEAPFLMSENVLEPLDAYINSEFDLPDFEETLINSFKYDNHIYGLPKDYSTLTLFYNKQAFATAGLTSPPTTWYELRTYSKQLTVDKNQDGRIDQYGYGVIPELARQAYKIKAFGGQLVDENGYAAFASEAGLQGLQLVVDQYQKDRTSAQKSDVGTNSGSEMFGQSKVAMVIEGNWAIPYLKETFPQLDFATAEVPTINDKKGTMVFTVAYVMNKQSQHKAEAWELISYLTGKEGMEKWTATGFALPTRQSVAQKLGYEQDPLRSAFLAGVEYAMPWQAGKHPAAIMNNFDNQFVSALLGQQPLKQAMQRAQAEANKLIQAME; the protein is encoded by the coding sequence ATGGTAGCGATCGCCCTCTGCGCGTTCGGTTGCCAAAACCTATCCCTACCTAGCGCTTCCACAGCAACCACCCCAGTTGTCATTAAACTTAGTGGTTGGGGTTCAGATCCTACTGAGCAAAAACTATTGAAACAAGTACTAAAAGACTTTGAGACACAGCATCCAGGTTTCAGAGTCAAGTATGAAGTCATTTCCGACCAATACATGGATGTGATTAAAACACGCTTGATTGGCGAAGCAGCACCTGATGTTTTCTATCTGGATGCTCTTGAGGCTCCTTTCCTGATGAGTGAGAACGTTCTAGAACCACTAGATGCTTATATTAACTCTGAATTTGACTTGCCAGATTTTGAAGAGACATTAATTAACAGCTTTAAGTACGACAACCATATCTATGGTCTGCCCAAAGACTATTCTACCCTTACCCTTTTTTATAACAAGCAAGCATTTGCTACGGCTGGCTTAACTAGTCCTCCCACTACCTGGTATGAACTGCGTACCTACTCCAAACAATTAACAGTAGATAAAAATCAAGACGGTAGAATTGACCAATACGGCTATGGAGTAATTCCAGAGTTAGCGCGTCAGGCATACAAAATCAAAGCTTTTGGTGGGCAACTGGTAGATGAAAATGGTTATGCAGCCTTCGCCTCTGAGGCTGGGTTGCAGGGATTGCAATTAGTAGTAGACCAGTATCAAAAAGACCGCACCTCCGCGCAAAAATCTGATGTCGGGACAAACTCAGGTAGTGAAATGTTCGGTCAAAGCAAGGTAGCAATGGTAATTGAGGGTAACTGGGCAATTCCCTATCTGAAGGAAACTTTTCCTCAGCTTGATTTTGCTACCGCAGAAGTACCAACTATTAATGACAAAAAAGGTACGATGGTATTTACTGTTGCCTACGTGATGAACAAACAGTCACAGCACAAAGCCGAAGCTTGGGAGTTGATTTCCTATCTCACGGGCAAAGAAGGTATGGAAAAGTGGACAGCAACAGGCTTTGCCCTGCCAACACGCCAATCTGTAGCACAGAAGTTGGGTTATGAACAAGACCCTTTACGGTCTGCGTTTTTGGCAGGAGTTGAATACGCCATGCCTTGGCAAGCAGGTAAGCATCCCGCAGCGATCATGAATAACTTTGACAACCAATTTGTCAGCGCCCTACTAGGACAACAACCCCTCAAGCAAGCAATGCAACGGGCGCAGGCAGAAGCTAATAAATTAATCCAGGCAATGGAGTAG
- a CDS encoding MFS transporter, with the protein MNSIQVESTLPLVPEISEIAVAQTTLSPASTPKPSPTVSKDAIRNSLRASTLDGVFAGVFSITTGGILLSNFLVELDASPIAFGVLSSIPMLVNFIQPLGAYLSERSTSRCNYSLLVYGPSRLVWLIQVIGIAAFSWGLINSQQLVLLTLLIVLLSHLFGGLGSASWLSWMATLVHRRLRGRYFGIRSSAASLTNLICVPLAGLAVSTWHGGTLQGYGIVLFVGMLFGLMSLICQYFKVDVNPQEENATAIRIGSKKAVSLETNNTIKPTPKANAWENILKDTNFLVFLLYFSLWMFAVNLSAPFFNLYMLDNLDLDVSWVTLYSSLQAGANMLMLILWGRLADKIGNRFILFLIGILVAIAPLFWLGIGHTSLDVWVWLPMLHIFLGGTCAAIDLCGNNMQLEVAPTRNQSIYFGMIAAFAGVSGALGTILGGFLVQNSFYGGLPGLFVISSMFRLVALLPLTFVQERRGESFIQTFQGLRLFSKKLA; encoded by the coding sequence ATGAACTCAATTCAGGTTGAATCTACTTTGCCTCTGGTTCCCGAAATTTCTGAGATAGCAGTTGCACAAACAACATTATCTCCTGCTTCTACCCCAAAACCCAGCCCTACAGTTTCAAAGGATGCTATTCGCAATAGTCTACGAGCCTCAACTTTAGATGGTGTGTTTGCAGGGGTTTTTAGCATCACCACTGGTGGTATTTTACTCAGTAATTTCCTAGTCGAATTAGATGCCAGTCCGATAGCTTTTGGGGTACTCTCCTCTATTCCGATGTTGGTAAATTTTATTCAGCCTTTGGGCGCTTACCTATCGGAACGCTCAACCAGTCGCTGCAACTATTCTCTTTTGGTTTACGGGCCTTCTCGATTAGTTTGGCTGATTCAGGTAATTGGTATTGCAGCCTTCAGTTGGGGACTGATTAATTCCCAGCAGTTAGTATTATTGACGCTCTTGATTGTGCTATTGAGCCATCTATTTGGCGGATTGGGGAGTGCATCATGGCTGAGTTGGATGGCGACATTAGTCCATCGGCGTTTGCGAGGGCGGTATTTTGGAATACGCAGTAGTGCCGCTAGCTTAACCAATTTGATTTGCGTACCTTTGGCAGGGCTAGCTGTATCTACTTGGCACGGTGGTACTCTCCAAGGTTATGGAATAGTTCTGTTTGTGGGCATGCTATTTGGACTGATGAGTTTGATATGTCAGTACTTCAAAGTAGATGTGAACCCGCAAGAGGAAAATGCTACTGCCATCAGGATTGGTTCTAAAAAAGCAGTGTCTTTAGAAACAAATAATACTATTAAGCCCACACCTAAAGCTAATGCTTGGGAGAATATTCTCAAGGACACTAATTTTTTAGTATTCCTGCTTTACTTCAGCTTATGGATGTTTGCTGTTAACCTCAGCGCCCCTTTTTTTAACCTTTATATGTTGGATAATCTTGACTTAGATGTCAGTTGGGTGACGCTCTACAGCAGCCTTCAAGCAGGGGCAAATATGTTAATGTTAATTCTCTGGGGCAGATTGGCAGATAAAATTGGTAATCGTTTTATCCTATTTTTGATTGGAATTTTAGTTGCGATCGCCCCTTTGTTTTGGTTAGGCATTGGTCATACTTCTCTAGATGTATGGGTGTGGTTGCCTATGTTACATATTTTTCTGGGAGGAACTTGTGCAGCAATTGATTTGTGTGGCAACAATATGCAGTTGGAAGTTGCACCCACAAGAAATCAATCCATATATTTTGGGATGATAGCTGCATTTGCTGGGGTGAGTGGCGCTTTAGGTACAATCCTAGGTGGTTTTCTAGTACAGAATAGTTTCTATGGAGGCTTACCAGGATTGTTTGTTATCTCAAGTATGTTTCGACTGGTAGCGCTTTTGCCACTCACCTTCGTACAAGAGAGACGAGGAGAATCTTTTATACAAACATTCCAAGGACTGCGATTATTTAGCAAAAAGCTAGCTTAA
- the accD gene encoding acetyl-CoA carboxylase, carboxyltransferase subunit beta translates to MANNEESRGLKSLFDWFANRRKSGSISLERQEREIADGLWNKCPKCGVLTYTKDLRANQMVCTECGHHNRVDSDERIRQLIDPGTWRPIDEHLRPSDPLGFRDRKAYSDRLRETQEKLGLVDAVKTGLGEISGLPVALGVMDFRFMGGSMGSVVGEKLTRLIEQATQRRYAVVIVCTSGGARMQEGMLSLMQMAKISAALELHREARLLYVPILTNPTTGGVTASFAMLGDIILAEPKATIGFAGRRVIEQTLREKLPDDFQTAEDLLKHGFVDEIVPRTQLKKTLAQLIALHQPPTATTTHSMVLWEKTMTLSSSVAE, encoded by the coding sequence ATGGCGAACAACGAAGAATCACGTGGTTTAAAATCTTTATTTGACTGGTTTGCAAATCGACGAAAATCTGGATCTATTAGCCTTGAACGTCAAGAACGCGAAATAGCAGATGGGCTGTGGAATAAGTGTCCTAAATGTGGAGTCTTGACTTATACTAAAGACCTTAGGGCTAATCAGATGGTATGCACTGAATGCGGACATCATAATCGGGTAGATAGTGATGAGCGCATTCGCCAACTGATAGATCCCGGTACCTGGAGACCAATAGATGAGCATTTGCGTCCCAGCGATCCCTTAGGATTTCGCGATCGCAAAGCCTATAGCGATCGCCTGCGAGAAACCCAAGAAAAGCTTGGCTTGGTAGATGCTGTCAAAACAGGTTTAGGTGAAATCAGCGGCTTGCCAGTTGCCCTTGGTGTGATGGACTTTCGCTTTATGGGTGGTAGTATGGGTTCCGTCGTTGGCGAAAAACTGACCCGCTTGATAGAACAAGCCACTCAGCGACGGTATGCTGTAGTTATCGTCTGTACCTCGGGTGGAGCTAGGATGCAAGAAGGAATGCTCTCACTGATGCAGATGGCCAAAATCTCGGCAGCCTTGGAACTTCACCGAGAAGCACGACTATTATATGTTCCTATTCTGACTAATCCCACCACAGGCGGTGTTACTGCTAGTTTTGCGATGTTGGGTGATATCATCTTGGCAGAACCAAAGGCAACCATTGGTTTTGCAGGTCGGCGAGTGATTGAGCAAACTCTACGGGAAAAACTGCCGGATGATTTCCAAACTGCTGAAGATTTACTTAAGCATGGGTTTGTCGATGAAATTGTACCTCGTACCCAGCTGAAGAAAACTTTAGCCCAATTGATTGCCTTACACCAGCCTCCCACAGCAACAACAACTCATAGTATGGTGTTGTGGGAGAAGACAATGACTTTAAGTTCTAGCGTCGCTGAATAA